In Quercus lobata isolate SW786 chromosome 12, ValleyOak3.0 Primary Assembly, whole genome shotgun sequence, a genomic segment contains:
- the LOC115972064 gene encoding uncharacterized protein LOC115972064 — MAEKFVNMELGEDSSRFGSLPVTTSRNLSSSSSVFFSANQSPFFSPRSPTCHLSESKQSNSQCDGIRSSIDPPSCSSGNPEPESHAYVRNALSDMSVIQDACNSGNFQKFEHISSLTGISNSTPSSYNHDHDNGYSRHREKQRMHERSYQTSYTPGSISLSSNRMRSCDVFIGLHGRKPSLLRFANWLRAELEVQGMSCFVSDRARCRNTRKHGIVERAMDVSSFGVVILTRKSFRNPYTIEELRFFSGKKILVPIFFDLSPGDCLVRDIIEKRGELWEKHGGELWVLYGGLEKEWKEAVHSLSRVDEWKLEAQDGNWRDCILRTVTLLATRLGRRSVVERLTKWREKVEKEEFPLPRNENFVGRKKELSELEFILFGDVTGDSERDYFELKARPRRKNLTIGWNKSNSLEERRRERQFESGSRKGKEPVVWKESEKEIEMQGTGFPQRQHQQRSKGGGRYARRKRSMKILYGKGIACISGDSGIGKTELLLEFAYRYQQRYKMVLWIGGESRYIRQNYMNLWSFLEVDVGIENCLDKNRIKSFEEQEEAAISRVRKELMRSIPFLVVIDNLESEKDWWDHKLVMDLLPRFGGESHILISTRLPRVMNLEPLKLSYLSGIEAMSLMQGSVTDFSIAELDALRAIEEKVGRLTLGLAVTGAILSELPITPSRLLDTTNRMPLKDLSWSGREAQLLRRNTFLLQLFEVCFSIFDHADGPRSLATRMVQASGWFAPAAIPVSLLALAAHKILEKHQRTHLWRKFLQSLTCGCTSSYNKRSEAEASSMLLRFNIARNSTKPGYVHINEVVKLYARKRGVNGAAQAVVQAVIGRGSISQHSEHIWAACFLLFGFGHDPVVVELKVSELLYLVKEVVLPLAIRTFITFSRCSAALELLRLCTNALEAADQAFVIPVEKWLDKSLCWRPIQTNAQLNPYLWQELALCRATVLETRAKIMLRGGQFDIGDDLIRKAVFIRTSICGEDHPDTISARETLSKLTRLLANVQIHTSP; from the coding sequence ATGGCAGAAAAGTTTGTAAATATGGAACTTGGAGAAGATAGCTCCAGGTTTGGGTCTTTACCAGTCACGACTTCAAGGAATCTGTCATCATCATCTTCGGTATTCTTTTCAGCGAATCAGTCACCCTTCTTCTCTCCTAGATCACCAACATGTCATTTATCAGAATCCAAACAGTCCAACAGTCAGTGTGATGGCATTCGTTCAAGTATTGATCCTCCTAGTTGCAGTTCAGGAAATCCAGAACCTGAATCTCACGCATATGTTAGAAATGCCTTGTCAGACATGTCAGTGATCCAAGATGCCTGTAATTCGGGTAATTTCCAAAAGTTTGAACATATATCTTCCTTAACTGGCATCTCCAACAGCACTCCATCTAGTTACAACCATGACCATGATAATGGTTATTCAAGGCACAGAGAGAAGCAGAGAATGCATGAGAGAAGCTACCAAACCTCATATACTCCAGGTTCCATTTCACTTTCCTCTAACAGAATGAGGAGCTGTGATGTCTTCATAGGTTTGCATGGACGTAAACCTTCTCTACTGAGGTTTGCTAATTGGCTACGTGCAGAGCTGGAGGTCCAAGGGATGAGTTGCTTTGTATCTGACAGAGCTCGATGTAGGAACACTCGCAAACATGGAATTGTTGAGAGGGCCATGGATGTCTCTTCTTTTGGGGTGGTAATTCTGACAAGGAAATCTTTCAGGAATCCGTATACCATTGAGGAGCTGCGGTTTTTCtcaggcaaaaaaattttggtcccaatATTCTTTGACTTGAGTCCAGGCGATTGCCTTGTCCGGGATATAATTGAGAAGAGAGGAGAGCTGTGGGAAAAACATGGGGGAGAGTTATGGGTTTTGTATGGAGGTTTGGAGAAAGAGTGGAAAGAAGCTGTTCATAGCCTTTCTCGGGTTGATGAATGGAAACTAGAAGCTCAGGATGGTAACTGGCGAGATTGCATTTTGAGGACAGTCACACTGCTAGCAACAAGATTAGGAAGGAGAAGTGTTGTAGAGCGATTGACTAAGTGGAGAGAAAAGGTAGAAAAAGAGGAGTTTCCTTTACCTCGAAATGAGAATTTTGTTGGTCGGAAAAAAGAACTTTCTGAGCTGGAATTTATACTTTTTGGTGATGTTACCGGAGACTCAGAAAGAGATTATTTTGAGCTTAAAGCTAGACCCAGGCGAAAGAATTTGACAATTGGGTGGAATAAGAGCAATTCATTGGAGGAAAGACGGAGGGAACGACAATTTGAGAGTGGCAGCAGAAAGGGAAAAGAACCAGTTGTGTGGAAGGAGTCAGAAAAAGAGATTGAGATGCAAGGTACTGGTTTTCCTCAAAGGCAACACCAACAGAGGTCAAAAGGTGGTGGAAGGTATGCAAGGAGAAAAAGATCAATGAAGATTTTGTATGGGAAGGGAATTGCTTGCATATCAGGGGACTCAGGAATTGGCAAGACAGAACTTCTTCTGGAATTTGCTTACAGATATCAACAGAGGTACAAAATGGTTTTATGGATAGGTGGAGAAAGCAGGTATATTAGACAGAATTATATGAACCTCTGGTCATTTTTAGAAGTTGATGTAGGGATTGAAAATTGCTTAGATAAAAACAGAATAAAAAGCTTTGAAGAGCAGGAAGAGGCAGCCATTTCTAGAGTCCGCAAAGAGCTTATGCGAAGCATACCATTTTTGGTGGTGATTGATAACTTAGAGAGTGAAAAGGATTGGTGGGATCACAAACTTGTGATGGATCTTCTTCCCCGTTTTGGCGGAGAGTCCCACATATTAATATCCACGCGTCTTCCTCGCGTGATGAACTTGGAACCTTTGAAACTCTCATACTTATCTGGCATTGAGGCCATGAGTTTAATGCAGGGAAGTGTCACAGACTTTTCAATTGCAGAACTTGATGCCCTTAGGGCTATAGAGGAGAAAGTTGGAAGGTTAACTTTGGGGCTTGCAGTTACAGGTGCAATACTGTCTGAGCTACCTATAACTCCAAGTAGGCTGTTGGATACCACTAATAGAATGCCCTTGAAGGACTTGTCATGGAGTGGTAGGGAAGCTCAATTGTTGAGACGAAACACCTTCCTTCTTCAACTATTTGAGGTATGCTTCTCAATATTTGATCATGCTGATGGGCCAAGGAGCTTGGCAACCAGAATGGTACAGGCAAGTGGTTGGTTTGCACCGGCTGCAATTCCAGTTTCCCTATTAGCCCTAGCTGCTCACAAGATACTGGAAAAGCATCAAAGAACCCATTTATGGAGAAAATTCTTGCAGTCCTTAACTTGTGGTTGTACTTCATCATACAACAAGAGATCAGAAGCAGAGGCTTCTTCCATGTTGTTGAGGTTCAATATTGCAAGAAACAGTACAAAGCCAGGGTATGTCCATATTAATGAGGTCGTCAAGCTTTATGCCCGCAAAAGAGGAGTGAATGGAGCTGCACAAGCCGTGGTTCAAGCTGTAATCGGTCGTGGGTCAATATCTCAGCACTCTGAACATATCTGGGCTGCGTGTTTCTTGCTATTTGGATTTGGTCATGACCCTGTAGTTGTTGAGCTCAAAGTTTCAGAGTTGCTATACCTTGTCAAAGAAGTGGTTTTGCCTCTTGCTATCCGGACATTCATTACCTTCTCTCGGTGCAGTGCCGCTCTAGAACTTCTGCGGTTATGTACCAATGCTTTGGAAGCTGCGGACCAAGCATTTGTTATCCCAGTTGAGAAGTGGTTGGACAAATCCCTTTGTTGGAGGCCCATCCAGACTAATGCCCAGTTGAATCCTTACCTTTGGCAGGAACTGGCTCTATGCAGAGCCACTGTGCTAGAAACTAGGGCTAAAATAATGCTAAGAGGGGGACAATTTGATATAGGAGATGATCTAATTAGGAAGGCAGTTtttattagaacttcaatttgtggTGAAGATCATCCAGATACAATCTCTGCTCGTGAAACTCTGAGCAAACTCACCAGGCTTCTTGCAAATGTTCAAATTCATACTTCACCATAG